The stretch of DNA CAAAGTAGTAAACAAACGCCAATCAGCTTCCGTCTGCCGATCGCCCAGCAAATAGCGTTGTTTTTCCAAGGTTTTTTCTAAATCATCTAAGGTTGCAAACAACGGCTTCACCGCTTCTTCGTACGCCGTCTGAGTTGTAGCAAATCCTGCCTTGTACACCCCATTGTTCACCGTCTGATAAATGCGATCGTTGAGTTCGTCAATCTCATCGCGCAAAGGAGCCGGATAGTAATCCCCCGGCGTTGCCCCCAAATTATCAAAGGCACTGTTCAACATGCGAATAATTTCCGCCGACTCGTTGCTGACAATTGTATTTTTCTCCTTATCCCAGAGAACTGGAACAGTAACCCGTCCTGTATATTTGGGGTCCACTTTCGTATAAATCTGATGCAAATAGTCCGCTCCGTTAATTTCATCGGGAATCACCCCAGGACCATCCGCAAACGTCCAACCTTGTTCTCCCATAAACCAGTGAACCACCGAAAGAGAAATGGCATTGGTTAGCCCTTTTAACGCGCGAAAAATTAGCGTTCGATGCGCCCAAGGACAAGCATAAGAAACATACAAATGGTAGCGCCCCCGTTCGGCTTTAAAGCCACCTTTCCCAGTAGGTCCGGGGCTACCATCGGGAGTAATCCAATTGCGAAATTGCGATTCTTGACGCACAAAGCGTCCCCCCGTACTTTTGGTGTCGTACCATTGGTCGTACCAGACCCCATCGATTAACAGTCCCATTGTCAATCCCCTTGTGTTGCTAGTAGTTAGAAATTGTTGCCAGTAGCGAAAATAACTCGTTAAACCAGCTCCTTACCTATAGAATATCCTACCAAATCTTCAGCCCAAGAATTCCTTGACGGGGATATGCCTTGCTGCTAAAGTTGGCAACCGACGGCTACCTTCCGCAAATCGATGCAAAAATGCAACTGCGTACGCTACTCGCTTTCTTAAATCGAAACAAATTTTTTCTTTTCGGGTTGGACATGGTAAGTTTTATTATTGGTTTTTGCGTCTACTGGATTGTCGCGATTTCCACAGATGCTTCCGAAAACGCCCATCATATCCTGCCAAAACTGCCTGCAGAAACTATTTTTGTAGGCGCGTATCCTAGGAAAAACTAGCGTATCTATCTAAATTTTCTAAAAAAGCGATGGTCTGAAAAACCGGTACCTTTGGCACCATCGCTAGCCAATATTCTTGTTTGCCAAGGAAATGGTATTACCAGGAAAGGAATCAATCTAATACTTGCAGTGATTTTACCTACGATTTCGCCTCCATGGATTAAAAAAATTTAGCGATCGCTTTACCCATACAATCAAAATAGATACGCTACAAGAGACTACTGCCGATATATACACAAACGGAACGATCCAAAATGCGACTGCATACGCTACTAGCTTTTGCAAATCGAAACAAATTTTTTCTTTTGGGAGGCTTTCTTCTGGGGGTTATCACCGGTTTTCTAGGGTCTTGGCTCGTCGATCGTGCCACCAATTCCTCCGAACCAGCCGAAGCTTTGCTTCCCCAGTCCCCAAATTTGACAAAATTGGAGATAAACGACAAGCAAAATATCTGATTTGTTAATTTTTGCAATTCAAACCAGCGTCTATCTTATAATTTGGCTGGTGGCTAAGGGAAGCAATCTGGAAGCGAAATGAGGTTTGGCGGGGAATTATTGGGCTGGATTTATCCTTTTCTCCAGGTTGCTTTTGATATTTTTATAGAAACCGGAAATTTGGCGATTTTTTTGTCAAGGGGTTAATTGAGAATTTTGTCAATTGCTAAACGGACTTGCGTGGTTTGGGGTCAATTTGGTAAGATTTTGAAAATTTCATAATCAGGGCGCAGTATGTCAAAATTCCAAATTTTGGGGGTTGGTAATGGCTGAAAGTCCCATGATTTCGTTTTACGAAAGCGCGATCGCATTTTTTTAGACGAAACCTCGTGCCACAAATTTTGGGTGTTTACAGAGAGCAAGTTTGACATTGCAGCCATTTTGTGGTATGATAGTATCTTTTGAACTGTTATGACATCGGTAGGATCTAGGTAGGGGTAGTGCCCCCGTGCCTACCCCTAAATCAAATAGAGAACTAGGTAGGGGTAGTGCCCCCGTGCCTACCCCCTAGAGTGCCCCCGTGCCTACCCCTACATCAAATAGGGAACTAGGTAGGGGTAGTGCCCCCGTGCCTACCCCTACATCAAATAGGGAACTAGGTAGGGGTAGTGCCCCCGTGCCTACCCCTAAATCAAATAGAGAACTAGGTAGGGGTAGTGCCCCCGTGCCTACCCCCTAGTGCCCCCGTGCCTACCCCGATTCCATTTCCGATTCGCCACCTTGAAAACGCTGCAAAGCAGAACGCCGTTTCGTCGTCACATAAACCCCCAACGGCAAACGAACCCCCGTAATGCTGGCATTGTATAACCTCGCCTGTTCCGGATTGGAAGCCTCCAAATCCGCATAATTAACATTCGCCCCAGCCAGATTGGCATCGCTGAGATTGGCGCGGTTGAGATTCGCCCAAGCCAAATTGCTGTCGCGGAGATTCGCTTTGCTGAAATTTGCCTCTCCCAAATCCGCATGTTCCAAATTGGCACCTTGTAGATTCCCCCGATAAAAATTCACCCCCAGACCGTAGGCTTGCTTCAACTCAGCATTTTGCAAATGGGCATTGGCTAAATTCGCCGCATCCAGACAGGCACCGCTGAAATTGGTCGCTTCCAAATCCGCATCACAGAGAATGGTATGGCTAAAATCCAAGTGGCTGAGATTAACACCGCTGAGGATAGCACCAGTTAAATCGGCATGGGTCAAATCAATATTTTCCCGGTGCAAATCCCGTAGCATTCGCAAATCGGCATAGCGAAAATCCATCCCTCGCAGGGGAATCCCTTGCAAATCCACATCAATCAGCGTTTTATGGCTAAAATCCCGTTTGCCAGCGGCGTATTGGCTTTGGAACTGTTCGTTGTTCAGGCAATGATGGCTTTGGTGGCTGGGGGAAGGGCGAAATTGGCGGTGTAATTGTTTTTTCAACCAGCGAACAATCATGGTTAGGAACTCCTTGTTTCGGTTGGCGACTGGTTTTGCACATCTCGACGGGATACGTCTTTGTCTTGGAGAATTGCTTGCAGAAAACAAACGAAACGTTCGCTACTGCGATCGATATTGCTAAGGTAGGTTTGTAGGCGGCGGTAGAATTGATGGGTAGCTGGAGAAGGATTTTGATGAAGTAGGCTGGATAAACAGGCACGTTCGAGCAAATATTGGCGAAAATAGGTTAAATCGTTGTGCAATTTATAGGCAATTTCCTGGGAAATGGGGTCTTGGGTGGTATCTCCTTGTAAGTGATGTTGGCTGATTTCCAGGATTTGTTCGATGCCTTGGCATAGGGGAGAGAAGGCTTGTTGGTATTCCTGCTGTCGGTTGGGATTAAGCATACCGTCGCCGTGGGTGGCTTGCAGGTCTGCGAGAATGTCTTGCATGGTATGGGTGGCATCGGCAATAAGCTGGCGGCTGCTTTCTAGTTTTTCCTGCAGTTGGGCAACTTCTGCTGGCAGCAACAGGGTGTTGGGGGTGGCGGTTTCTACTTGGAAAACTTGTTCCAGATGGTCGGCAAGGGGGGCGTGGTCAATTTCGCCGGTTTCTTTGATGTGGTGCATCCATAGTTGCAGCAAACGTCGTTGGTAGGCATGTTTGCGTTCGAGTTTGGCAATGGCTTCTGGGTCAGTTTGGGGAGATTCTGCGGATTTGGCAGGGGTGGGAGAGGTTTGGTTTTGGGGAAAATGTGAGGGTTGGTACATGGTTTCCTCCCAAATTTATGGGTCGTGGCGGTAGGCATCTATATCGATGGTGTTGGGGGCGAGAAGTTCTTGTTTTTCTTGTTCTTGACGTTGTTGCAGGGCGGTGTATAATTCGTGCAACCAGCGATCGCGTTCTGCTTGTACTTTATCGTTAAAGGATTTTTGCACGTCGCTACGCTGGCTAAATGCCCAACTCATCCAACAGGCAAAACCGCTGGTGATGAGGGAAAGGCACAGGAAAAATAAGGGAAATCCCAAGTTGCCCAGGTTGAACTGGCGCAAATCTTGCCAAAATTTTATGGTGGCGAGACCGGCGGCTTCGATGCCGGAGCGTAAATCTCCTTCTGGGGTAAAATGTTGTTGGTACAAGTCCGGTACTTCTCGTTTTAAAAAGAGAACGTCGTTGCCGGATTGGACTCGTTTTTGCAGTTTGGCTTGCCATTCGGCTTTGGCTTGTTGGTAAGGAGCGATCGCTTTTTGGTGCAAGCGTTCTTTTTTGCGGCAATCAGGTAGGTCTTCGGTGGGTACTTTTTTCCAATTGCGATCGCGTTGTGCCCAAGTACCGTATGCTTTGGTATAGGCGGTATCCCATTTGGGGTGGTGGTGGGGATATTTTTCCATCTGGGCTTCCCACTTCTGACATTCTTGTTTGGCTTGTTCGTAGTCGGGATCGTCGATTGCCTGCATCGATTCCAACCGTTGGGTTTGTTGTTGAATGAGTTCTTGAGATTTGTCTTGGCTGAGGCTGGTTTGGTCGAGGAGTAAAATCATGCTGATGGCAGCAACAACGGATTGCAGCAGATGCAGGGAAATGGCACCACAGAGAGCAACCCGCCGCCAGAGTTTGTTGTCGGATTTTTTGGCAGCCAGGGC from Geitlerinema sp. PCC 9228 encodes:
- a CDS encoding pentapeptide repeat-containing protein, whose translation is MIVRWLKKQLHRQFRPSPSHQSHHCLNNEQFQSQYAAGKRDFSHKTLIDVDLQGIPLRGMDFRYADLRMLRDLHRENIDLTHADLTGAILSGVNLSHLDFSHTILCDADLEATNFSGACLDAANLANAHLQNAELKQAYGLGVNFYRGNLQGANLEHADLGEANFSKANLRDSNLAWANLNRANLSDANLAGANVNYADLEASNPEQARLYNASITGVRLPLGVYVTTKRRSALQRFQGGESEMESG
- a CDS encoding glutathione S-transferase family protein, which encodes MGLLIDGVWYDQWYDTKSTGGRFVRQESQFRNWITPDGSPGPTGKGGFKAERGRYHLYVSYACPWAHRTLIFRALKGLTNAISLSVVHWFMGEQGWTFADGPGVIPDEINGADYLHQIYTKVDPKYTGRVTVPVLWDKEKNTIVSNESAEIIRMLNSAFDNLGATPGDYYPAPLRDEIDELNDRIYQTVNNGVYKAGFATTQTAYEEAVKPLFATLDDLEKTLEKQRYLLGDRQTEADWRLFTTLLRFDPVYVGHFKCNLRRLVDYPYLWAYVRDLYQTPGVADTVNWQHIKGHYYQSHKTINPTGIVPLGPEIDFTAPHHRDRL